The genome window AGTGCCAATCCCTACGACGTTATGTGCGAGCGTAGGGATTTGGTTTTATATACATATTTTGTGTATAATATAGTTTAATAAATCTAAGGATGTGTACAGATTGGAAAAGACATTTGTGATGATTAAGCCCGACGGTGTAAAAAGACAACTAACCGGCGAAATTATCCGCCGTTTTGAAGCCAAGGGAATGAAGCTGGTGGCGATAAAAAAGATGCAAGTAGAGCCTCCGCTGGCCCGGGAACATTATCAGGAACACCAAGGTAAACCGTTTTTCGAGCGGCTGGTGGAGCACATATGCTCGGGACCAGTTGTGGCAATGATTTGGCAGGGAGAGAATGCCGTCAAGCTTGCCCGTCTAATGATTGGCCATCGGGATCCACTGCAGGCATTGCCAGGGACAATCAGAGGCGACTTCGCTATGCTTAGCACCGAGAATCTGGTGCATGGCGCCGACAGCATTGAAGCAGCCCAAAGGGAAGCCAGTTTGTTTTTTGGCGGGATTGAGCAGTGAGTGAGCCCAGTTCAGAAATCATAGCAGTTTTGAGCGCTAAATCTAGGGTGGACCTAAAACAATATAATGTCCCGCAATTACGGCGTCGGTTAGCGCTTTTACGCGTCAAATTTGGTTTTAATTCAATGGATGAATATTTGGCCGCTCTGAAAACTGATTCCAGCTTGGTAGAAGCGACAATCCAACGCCTGACAATCGTCTACACAGGATTTTTCAGGGACAAGCGCTACTGGCTGAATTTGCAGCAGGCTGTTGCAGAGCTGGAGCTAGTAAACAGCGGAGTATTAAAATTTTGGAGTTGTGGATGTGCTACCGGTGAAGAGGCCTATTCCTTGGCATTTATGTTGGCCACTTTGCTTCCGACCCACAGATACCAAATCTATGCATCTGATGTAGACAAGCAGGCGCTGGCCCATGCCCGGGCGGGACTTTATCCGTCAAAAGCTGTGCAGGAAATCGGTGTCGCAGAGCGGAGCCGGTGGTTTAAGCAAAAGGAGGACGGTTTTCAGGTCAGAGAGCAATTTCGCAAGCGAATCCAATTCTTTAGTCATGATTTACACAGTTCCCATTATCTGCAGGATAATCACATGATTATTTGTCGCAATGTTATCATCCATTTTAATGAAGCAGCAAAGGCAAAAATCCATCAAAAACTTGCCGCAGCCCTGGTGCAGAATGGGTACTTGTTTCTGGGTGCTACTGAGCAGATTCTCAGTCCAGAACATTATAATTTAAAGCCAGAGAGCTTGTACTTATATAAAAAGTTATAGAATAAAACAAGGTTGGCATTTGCCAACCCTGTATAGTTTGTAATAATGGTGCGAGAGGGGGGA of Bacillota bacterium contains these proteins:
- a CDS encoding nucleoside-diphosphate kinase — its product is MEKTFVMIKPDGVKRQLTGEIIRRFEAKGMKLVAIKKMQVEPPLAREHYQEHQGKPFFERLVEHICSGPVVAMIWQGENAVKLARLMIGHRDPLQALPGTIRGDFAMLSTENLVHGADSIEAAQREASLFFGGIEQ
- a CDS encoding protein-glutamate O-methyltransferase CheR; this encodes MSEPSSEIIAVLSAKSRVDLKQYNVPQLRRRLALLRVKFGFNSMDEYLAALKTDSSLVEATIQRLTIVYTGFFRDKRYWLNLQQAVAELELVNSGVLKFWSCGCATGEEAYSLAFMLATLLPTHRYQIYASDVDKQALAHARAGLYPSKAVQEIGVAERSRWFKQKEDGFQVREQFRKRIQFFSHDLHSSHYLQDNHMIICRNVIIHFNEAAKAKIHQKLAAALVQNGYLFLGATEQILSPEHYNLKPESLYLYKKL